AGGCGGATCGGTGCGACCGAACGTATGCCCGGCAATTGACCGATAGCGAGCTCGAGCGCCCTTGCTTCGATCGTCTTGCCAAGCTCCCAACCGCCACCCTGCAATCCGCCTGGCTGCAGTGGCCAGATGAGCTGGTGGAGACGATTGGTCACCATCTGGAGCAGTTCTTCACGCCTGTCCTGATCGACAAGTTCGACTGCGACCGTCACGCCGATGGCACGATACTCGGGTGCAACGACATACAGCTCTGTTGCCAGAGGGCGGCGCTCATCGAGCCAGCGATGCAGTGTTTCCAGCATCGGGCGGTCGGGTCGCGGCGCAGGCGCCCGGCTGCGTGTCGAGGCTGGCAGCATCATGACAGAAACTGCGCCAGGCATGGTCGTTTCGCGATTGTGAGGCCTGAAATGCTCTAGCACTTCGACCCGGGCGACCGGCACGCCGGGCGTGGCTGCTGCCAGCGTGTGGATGTCGCTGGCGGTGACTGCGCGATCGCGATGGCGGATTGTGGCGGGAATCCGTTGCTCAGCGGCTTCCATCGTCTCGGCGTCCAGGCCTCCGGCCAGTGCCAGCGGCTGGTTCAGTTTGATCTTGGGTTTGCCCGATTGGGCCGGGAACTGGGCGAGTGATCCAGCCGGCAGATTGCCCTCGCGTCCGCCACCGGCGCGCATGCTGATAACCTGAACCGCGCGGCCAGCCTCGGGAGCCTTGCCATGAATTCCATCACCGAAGCGGACTGTCCCGGCTTCGCTATCGAGAGTGTAGACGCGTTCTCCCGCCCCTGCTGCGCCGATTTCCGGCACTTGGCGATAGGGCACAAGGCCGCTTTGTTCTTCGACCGCGAGCTGGAGTGATGCGGGTTCAATGGCGCCGACGCCTAGTTCGAATTCTTGCCCGCTGGAGCCCGTTCCGCGTCCGATGGTCTGGCGGCCATAGCTGCGGCGCTGTTCGATTTCGGCGCAGTTGGGGCCGGCCCAGCCGAGCGACAATTTGCCCGCCGCTGTAGCGCTATCAGGGCGCATGCGCAGCCAGGTCACCAGTCGTGCCGCCATGACTGGATCGTCAATCCGAGGCGGCCGGTCACCCACGCCCGCCTGGTATGCATCCGCCACATCGTTGCTGGGTGCGCCCATGTCATCCTTGCCGGGTAAGAGCAGGCGCACAACGCCATTGCGGGTCAGGCCCGCGGTGCTGTCGGCCAACATGTCGAGAGGGAGGTACTGGTTGCCTTCGCCGCGACCGGTGCAAACCTCCCAGACCTGCGGAATCGGCTCGCGAATGCCGATAGTCTCGCCAAATTCCGGCGTTGCCATGCTTGGCGCAACGCCCATGCTGAGAGTTGCGGCGCGGTTGTCCTCCCCGCCGCCCAGTGTGGCCAATGCAGCTGCGACCGTGGCAGGTTCCGGATCAGGGGCGAGCAAGGCGACCCACAGGGCCCCGTCGACAGAATCGCCCAGAATATCGACGCCAGTCCGATCTGCCTTGTTGTCGGCAAATATCGGCGTGGTGACGTAGCCAGCCACGCTGGCATCGATGGCAAACAGCTCCTGCAAATCAGGCAGCAATCCCGCGAGTTGCTGCTGCTCGCTGATCGAAGGAGCCCGCTTGATGAAGCACTGCCCCTCGACCGGCATCACTTCGATCTCGTTTTGCACTTCAAACGGCATCGGCTGGTCGATCCGCACGCCCTTGCGGAAGTCGGCACTGGCCAGTTGCGCGGGATTGTCGAACTGCATTTGCACCAGGCCGCGCGCAGGCAGCGCTGGCCGCATCTGCAAGCCGAGTAGCCGGAGAAACGCCAGACGCTGGCGTTCCGGGATCAAGTTGGCCCGATACAAAATATTGTCGCCCAGCCAGGAGAACAGCTGGAGGATGGTGAGGCCGGGATCGCCGGTTTGCGGAGCAGTCCATTCCGGTGTGTGCGCCGGAATCCTGGCTAGCAGATCGGCCTGCAGGCGTTCGAAATCCAGATCATCCAGGGCTGGTGGTTTGATCGGCATCAGGCGCCTCCCACATCAACGGCAGCGCGCAGGGTATCGACAGTTCCACTCGGGCGGATCCGGTAAGAAATGGTCACGTCGACCCGGCGCGGATCATCGGTTTCTGCAACCGCAACCCGCTCCAGTTGCACGCGAGATTCGTATCGGGTGATGGCCGTGGAGACGGCTTGGCGGATGGCATTGCGGGTCGCGACATCGTTGGGCCGGTCGAGCATCTGCTCGAGGCCGGCCCCGAATTGCTCGCGCATCAGCAATTCACCCGGCGCAGTGCGCAGGATCACCTCGATGGACTGGCGAATGCTCGCAGGCCCGTCAGGCCATTGCATGCGGCCGTTCTCGTCTGGGACAGGCAGGAGCGGCCAGCCGACAGCGACCGGTGTGCCAGCGAGTTTGCTGCTGGTGAAAATCGGGCCGGTCATGCGCCCTCCTTCTTCACGGGAATGGGAATGCAAATCTTGATCCAGAGCATCCAACTGAAAAAGATGTTGAACAGGCTCAGGAAGATGTTGAGCACGATGAAGGCGCAGATGGTGATGATCGGGATCGAGAAACTGCACAGCCAGCCAAGGCCGACACCTGAGGGTTTCGAACCCTCGCCATCGGCCAGCTTCTTGGGATCTTTGTTGAGCAGGTTGGCCAGGATCGGTGGCATCTCGAACGCGACATTGGGTTTGACGTCTTTGAGGTCACTCACATCGGGCAGGCCGATTTTGACCGGCGGTGCGTCGCTGTCCCACCAGGGGCGAATTCGGAAAGTGCGGGAGTGTTGGCCCCAAACGAGCCTGATCGGGCACTCCGGACCATGCGAGAGGCGCACGAACGGTTTGACGTGATAGAGCCAGTTATCGTTGTCGAACTTTGGCGTATCAGGCTGGAATTCGCCGGCTCTTTCCGAAAGCGCTGCTTTGGCCTTGGCCAACAAGGTCGCGCCTTTCGCTGAACTTCGGAAAGGCCATCGCAGGGGCATTCTCAGATTGCCTGAATTGGTCTGTTCGCCGAGCAGGATCGGGGCAGCAGCAATCAGCCAATCTCCTGCCGCATAGGTTGATGTCACCACGCCGCTATTCGTCTGGGTCATAGGCAGACGGATGGAGTTCAGCTCGGCTAGGAGACTGCGAGAAGCTTGTGTGCCCGCTTCGAGGCCGAGCTCGTTTTGCGATTGCCGCAGCAGTTCGGCAAGATCTGTCAGGCCAGAGTCTTCGGTTTGTTCTTGCGCCTTCCAAGAACGGCTCAAGACCTGCCCTGCCTTATCGAAGTCTTCGGCCTGGCCTTGTTGGATCAGACGCGAAAGATGGGCATTCAGAGCCTCGGCATCGGTCCCGGTCAGTGCGGCATAATCGACAGCATCTTCCGCTGCTGGACTGGTATCAAGACTTGCCAGCGGCAGCGTTCCAAACAGAACGGTCTTGCCCAATTTTGCGCAGACATCGGGCGGCGCACGATAGAGATCGAATACTTCTTCCGCCGGAAGCGCAGTCTGGTTGCGCAGCGCCGCAACCGCCGCAAGGGCATCGTCGCTCTTGCCGGGTGCCAGTTCCATTTGCCGTCCGGGATCGGGATCGGCTTCGAATTGGGCGGGCTGGGCAATTTTGTACCAGCCCAGGGGCTTCTTGTTCTGCTTGCGCCAGATCAGATTCTGGCCGCTCGACGTCAGCCTTCGCAGCACAAATCCCATGGAATCAATCTTGTTCGGTGCCACAGGCGGCGTGCCCGGCATCGCGCAAGCCAGTTCGAACAGGATCACATTGGTTTTTGCATGCACCGGCGGGGAAAGGCGCGGGATGTCATGCTGGTCAGTATCGTAGGTCCGGCGGTCGAGCAGCCTTTGCTGCCAATTGTCGGCCAACAGGTCGGCAAACAGGGCGTCTGTATAGGATGGCTCGGTAAAAGGAACGATCAGCGCGCCGCCTTCGCCCAATTGGCCCAAAGGGCGCAGATGGGCGTCATGATGCGGGCGCGGGGGCAGTTTTACCCGCATGCGCCGTGCCCGTGCCGGATGGAGAATGGCGGTCACCAGACATTCCCCGCGCCGGGCGTGTATGAAGAACTGACGACGCTTGCCGTTGTGATCTTGCTACAGGTGATGTCACCGGTGAAGGTGGTCGAACCACATTGGACGAGCGTGCTGCTCGCCTTCATTGTCAGCGAAGATGCATTGACCGTAACCGAGCCGGTCGAATTGATATCGATCCCGCTATTGCTGATCGTGATGCTTTCTTGCCCCATCTCCAACTTGATGGATTCATTGTGTGTGAGCGTGATTTTCATGGTGTCGGGCGTCTCGAGCGAAACTACCTCGCTACCCTGACTGCTCTCGTCGATGGCAATGCGGCTGCCATTGCGGCCATTGAGGCTCCACACATTCACATCGTCGGACGGAGTATCTTCGGGCGGAGCGTCATCGCCCTTCCACATGGCCCCCACCACCACGGGAGAGGCCGGGTCGCCATCAATGAAGACGACCAGCACTTCCTCGCCGATGGCGGGGAGCGCAAACAGGCCGTAGTCTGGCCCGGCAAATCCGGTTGCAACCCGGGCCCAAACGAGGGCTTCACCCTGCGGGTCAATTGCCGATAGCTGGACCTGCACCCGGCCACGATTGGCCGGATCGGTGACGTTGATGACAAATGCCGAGTGCGGCAGGGCCATCCAGTTCGCCGGTGTGGCCACAGGGGCGAAACCGGTGGTGCGGGCAGGATTGCCGAGCGTTGTCATGGCTGCTCTCCGAAAAAGGCGCCAAGCGCGGTAAAATCGACGAAATACCCGGCATTGGCGTCGAACCAGTGGTTGGCCTCGACCACCAGATACTGGTTGATGAAGGCGGGGTTCATGCCGGAGATGATGGCGAAGCTACCCACGCGCATCTGCGTGTTTCCTGATGCGGTTCCCTCGATCCGCACGAACTCGCGGGCCTGTTGGCGGAATGCGGCGGCAGCGTAAGCGTCGACCCCACCCTGCTCCATCGGACCCTGGCTGCGATGCTGGGTGCGGTAGGCGGCGAAATGGGCGTCCAGATAGGCCTTGCCGTCGGCCCCTTCCCCGGGGCCGGGGCTGTCTGCCGAGGTCACGCTCGCCTCGACCTTGTCGCCGCCAACAATGTCCATCGCGCTGACGGCGATCTCGCCGCTCTGGGTGGCGATATCGGCCCGGGCGCGTGCGCGGATCAGATTGCCGGGCGAAGCAAGCTCGACCTCGGTCCGCTCCTGATCGGCTATCGGCCCGATCTGGAGAGTGTTCTCGACCATTTGCAGGTCGGCATCGAGCTTGCCGAGGATTGCGCGCAGGAAGGCCAGATCGGACTGCCCCATTTGCAGCCAGTCTCGCGCGGGCTCGTCCAGGCCGTCGCGAACTTCTACCGAGAGATTGTGGAACCCGGCGATTTCCTCGCACACCTGCTTGGGCGTCTTGGCTTCGTAGAGGAAAGACCGGCGGGTCTGCCGCAGCGGAAACAGCAAGTCTTCGGCAAACAGCGTGATGACAGGCGGGCGTCCGTCCTCGATCTCGCTTTCGACTGCAGTGATGATCCCGCGGAATATCTCGATCGGATCTTCTTCCGGGCCCATGCCGACCAGGACCGGGCGGCCAATCCGCATCGGGTGATCATCGCCCATCGCGCCAAAGCCGCGCGTGCCGTCCGGGGCGTCGATCCAGTCGGTATAGGTGATCTCGATGGAAGAGAGTCCGCCCAGGGCTTCGGTCATCCGTAGGCTGCGCAGGTTGCGCAGCAGCATGGGGTAGCTCTGCTCGTCGATTTCGATCGTCGGGCGGGTACCGATATAGGTCTGGTTGTCATCGCGAGCCATCAGGTCAGCTCCCGCGAATTTGAGACCGTCAGTCTGCCATTCTGCGCCATTGCCGCTCCGCCGCCCGCTGCGATTGACGCTGCATCATCCGCCGTGCGGCTTCCGATTGCGGAGAGGGCGGTGCGTTGCCGGATGGTCGCGGCGTATCCTGCCCCGGTCCGGGTAGCTCTTCCGCGTCCATCTGTTCGATTGTGACAGCCATCGAATGCTCTCCTGAAGGTTGTTGTTCTCCGCATCACAGGATCCTCACAGAGCTGGCGGTGCTCTTGCGGGTGGTGGTCCCGCCGGACGAGTGCACGGTCTGGGTGGTCATGGTGGCGCGGCCGAGCAGATCGAAATCGCTCCCTGGCCCGGGGCGTGGCATGTCCCAGGCGGGCAAGACAGATTCGACCGAAAGCGATGGGCCGCCGGATTCAGGGGGCGACAGCAATCCGGAAAACGCGCCTTCGCTCGCCGACAATCCGGCCAGTGGGCGCATGCCGGTGGATGAACTCGACCAACCCGAACTGCTGGATGACGATGACGTTGCGAAACCGCCTCCGCCGAAAGCTCCGCCAGAGAAACCGGCGGCCCCTCCAACTGCGCCGGCAGAGAACGACGTTGCGCCGGATGATCCCGCGATAGCGCCCGCCGAGAAGCCTGCGCTGGCGCCTGCACTGGCACCAAACCCGGTCGCACCGCCAAATGCGCCAGCCGAGGCACCAGCGCTAGCGCCGAATGTTGCACCTGCGCCGAAGCTTGAACTTGTGCCGATGCCGCCTCCGGCAGAGAAGCCAGCGCCGATCGACGCAGAGGAACCGAACGAAGCGCCGCCGTCAAAAGACGTACCGGCGCCAAAGGAAGAGCCAATGCCTGCGCCACCGGAAATCCCGGCAGAGAGGTTGGCCGATGCGCCAATATCGACATTGGCAGAGAGGCCGATGTCGACATCGAGACCAACATCCAGGCCGAAACCCGCACCGCCGCTGATGCCCAGGCCGAAACCGCCGCCGGCTGAAGCGCCAAAGCCAAATCCCAGCGATGCACCTGCGCTGATGCCCAGTTTGAAGCCGGCCGCGCCGCCTATGCCTGCACTTGCGCCGAGGCCGATCTTTCCACCGCCACCACTGCCACCGGGGAAGCGGGGGTTTTCGACGCCATTCTTCTTGGCGACATCACGCCCCTTTTTGCTGTTACCAGCCTTGGTCGCCAGTGCGGTCGTTCCGAGTCCGCCAATCGGGGCGTCGACTTCGGCAGTTTGCATCGCCTGCGAAGGCAATTCTTCCAGCGCGCTGCCGCTCATCGACAATTGTATCGACGAACGGAGCGGGATGCCTTCGGCCGACCAGAAATCGAGGGTTTCGCTGATGCTTTCGATGAAACCTACAAATGCGAAACCACCCCATGTAAATTTCACTTGGGGTATGACCGCCTCGCCCGGAGGCTGGGCCAGATGCTTGAGCGCCTCGGTCCCGTTGTTGCCGGCTCGGACGTCGGTGCCTTCCTCACTGGTGTCGAAATACAAGGTGATACTGAGGCGCGGCCGCGTATTCTTGACGGTGACGACTGTATCGTCGCCTTCCTCTTCCTCGTTTACCTGATTGCCGAGCGTGAGGCTGAGCGTTTCGGGATTGAACGAGAATTCGACCTTGTCGCTATCGTCATCGGCCTTGGCGATGCTGGCCTTGGCAATTGTGGGGGAGGTTGCGGTCATGCCGTGGCCTCCGCAGGTGTCGCGTCGCCGTCGGGCGCAGGGGCGGAAAGATCATCGCCGGCAAGGACGTGGAAGCCTTCATGCGCGAGATGGAGCTCTTCGACCGCCAATTCCCCACCGGAAGCGTTGAGATCACCGACGCGAAACTTGACCGGCATAGCGCGCTCGACCTTCCAACCGACCACGGGTTTGCGGTTCTGGAGCAATACGATCGACACGTCGGCTCGTGAGCTGGCATTCCAATTACCGTTGGCAGCATTGTCGCCATTGGCTGGATGGTTCGCGCCTGCAAACAGCGAAAACCAACCCCACAGATGGCGAGAGAGGACCAGTCCGCGCTTGAGAACAATGGGCGAGAAGCTGACCTGTCCGACCCGCTGGTGGACGCGATAATTGTCTCCGCCAGAGCGGAAAGTCTTGGGCTCCATCGAGGCTTCAAGACCGGATACATCCGAGAAACCACCAACGATGGCTTCCTTGTCATGGCCAAGTTTCTTGTCTTCGCCTGATACGGCCGCAATATTCTCGAAGAGACCAAGTTCAAAGGAAACATGGAAGTTATAGGCCCCGAGTGGGGTCATCATGTCCTGGCCGGCTGGCACGGTGATGGTCATGCGCCGCCTCCCACCACATCAAGCGAGACAGCGATGTGTTGCAATGTGCGGGTCGGGCGGAAGCGAACATTGGCAATCACACGGCCCTGGTCGATGTCGCTCTGCAACATGGTGGACCGGTCACACTGGACCTCGAAGGCTTCGGCAGCGCTGCCTCCGGCCAAGGCGCCACCTTGCCAGAATTGGCCGAGTAGCTGTTCGATGCTTTCTTTGGCGCGCGACCAGCTGGCCGGGCCATTGTCACCAAATGCGACCTCCTGACCGATCAGCCGGGCATGGCGGAGCAGAGCCCCCACGATGCGGCTGGCCTGGCCATCGCGCCACGCGTCCTGGCGCGAAGTCGTGACATCACACAGCAGGTGCAGATCGCTGCGCCGCCAGCCAAACAGGCACAGGCAATCGCCTAACCATTGGTAGGGGCTGTCGACCGGTTCGCGGCGCAGGATATCGGCAGGGAACGCGGGTTCGAGATCGCGAACACCCGAAACGAGCGGGCCTGTGGCTACCTTGTGCAGTCCGCTTCCCAAAGTGCGGCGGGCTATCAGGCCGAGCAAAGCGCCTTCACCGCCGCAGATCGCTTCGGGCTGAGAGGTCGATTGCTTGGTGGCCAGCCATGGATAGGCCAGCACCTGGCGGCCGGAGCCAACCAACTGGTCCGAAAACAGGCCAAGGCCATCCAGTTCCGCCAGATTGGTGTCGTCGAGGCTGAGGGGCCAGGTCGAGGCCTCTGCCGGCATATTCGGGTCGCCGAGATCTGGCAGCGGCAGGGCGGCGACATGGATGACATCGCGCCGGTGCGCGGCGCTGGTGCGCCCTGCCATCATGGTCAGCAAATGGCGGGTCGCGATGGCCCATGTGCGGTATTCCTCCAGCCCCATGCGAGGGGCTGCAAGAGCCGGGCGCCCGATGCCCTCTGGTTGTGGAACGGGATCGTCCTCTGGCGCACAGGGGATGAACTGTTCTTCACCGATAACCGGAAAGTCGGGATCGGGCAGGCGGATCGCCGGTCCGGAAACAAGGTCGGGCAAGTCGGGAAGGCAGATATAGGCCGCTTCGTCGAGGCCCAGAATATGGCCACTGGCGCGCCAGGTGGCAGGGTCCTGCGGATCACAGGAGGCATCATTCCCGACCAGCCCCGGCAGCAGGGGGACCCGCTCGGCCGCATCAGCTGGCGCATTGGCAGGAGCCCAGCTCAGGTGTGCCTGATACGCCGCAATATCGTCAGGGTTTGCCTCGGTAGAGGCATCTTGCTCCATGACTGGCAACGGATCACCCGTCCTGACCACCCAGCACCGCGCGCCGCCTTCGTTGAAGAACTGCTCAACCGCGAGTCCAAGCCGCGACGGTACCCTATCGGGAGATCCGGATTGAAGCGGACGGCTGCGCCAGTCGAACAGTTGTTCAAACTCGGCAAAGCTGTCGATAGGCATCGGCACATCCAGCAGGCTTTCCTGCTGCACTGCAGAGCGTGCCAATTGCCCAGACCCGGCATAGTCACTTTGCTCCAGCCAAGCGGTGTGGGCCGGTGGTAGCGGACGCTCGGATCGCGCGACCATGCCGACAAACAGCGGTACGTCGGCGCGGGCCGGATGCATCGCTACCTTGGCCGGGGCCTGGTCTATGGTGAGCTGGGGCAGGGGCATGGGCTGATTGCGTCAACCGCCAGCGGGAAGTGCGCCCGGCCGTGGCCAGGGCCCTCCCGCAGGCAGGACTAGTCCTCCACCATGTCCAGCTTCTTGACCGACAGAACCAGCTCTTCAAACGCAACATCGCTGGCGCCCTTTGCTGCCAAGGTCGGTCCGGTCCATTTCATCGGTTTCGCATCGAGAAGCTTCCACTTCATGATCGCTGCGCCGACTTCGTCATTGAGGGTAATGGTCACGGCCCGGCCAGTGTCGGGATTGGAACGCGTGGCCTCGACCCAGGTCCAGAAGTTTTTCAGGCCCATCAGGCCCCGCTTGAGCGTAACATCGCCGCTCTTGTGCATGCCGGGGATCTTGCGGACGCAGTTCTCCTTGTCGTTCCCTTGGCGGTATTCCATCATCGTAATCTCGGCCGACAAGCCAGAGACATCGGAGAAGCCGCCCAGGGCCGTGTTCGACGGCGGATCATCGCCCATCTCGACCAGGAAGTTGTAGGCACTGTAAGGTGTTTCACGCGTAGGCATTTTCTATCTCCTTCAGCTGCGCGCGTCGGCAGTGGCCTGGCCAATGCGGAAGATGACGAATTCTGCAGGGGTGAGCGGGGCGACGCCGACCAGGCAGACAAGCCGCCCGTTATCGAGATCGTTCTGGGTCATGGTGGAACGGTCGCAGCGCACGAAGAAGGCCTCTTTCGGCGTGCTTCCAAGCAGGGCGCCATTGGCCCATTCATTGTAGAGGAAGTCCGAAATCGTGCTGCGGACATTGGCCCAAAGCTGTTCGCCATTGGGCTCGAAAACGGCCCATTGGGTGCCGCGATCAATCGAAGCTTCCAGATACAGGAAATAGCGCCGGATATTGACGTATTTCCATTCCGGATCGGAGCTGATCGTTCGTGCGCCCCACACCCGGATGCCGCGCCCGGGCAAGGACCGGATGCAGTTCACGCCCAACGGATTGAGGATTTCCTGTTGTCCGAACCGGACATGGGTTTCCAGATCGAGAGCGCCGGTGACGGTCTCGTTCGCCGGGGCTTTATGAACGCCCCGCTGGACATCGTTGCGGGCATAGATGCCGGCAACGAAACCCGACGGTGGCAGACTGATCTCCTCCGGCTGGGTCGGATCGACCGACGCGTTCGGATTGCTGACCGAGATCCACGGATAGTAGAGCGAAGCATATTTGCTATCGATCTTGGACTTGAGCGCCTTCATATCATCAGGCGATTTGCCCGGCGGTGGGTCGAGAACGGCGATCCGGTAGGAACGCCGGGTTTCCGCGTGACCGATCAGGAGCTGGTTGACGGCTTCCGGTGTCGAACCGGAGAAGGAGGATGCGCCAGGTGCAGCCACGATCGCGACTTCCTCGATCGCCAGCAGAGTATCGAGGGCATCCGAATAGTCGCCGGAACTCGGGGCGCCG
This is a stretch of genomic DNA from Parerythrobacter jejuensis. It encodes these proteins:
- a CDS encoding GPW/gp25 family protein, producing the protein MTGPIFTSSKLAGTPVAVGWPLLPVPDENGRMQWPDGPASIRQSIEVILRTAPGELLMREQFGAGLEQMLDRPNDVATRNAIRQAVSTAITRYESRVQLERVAVAETDDPRRVDVTISYRIRPSGTVDTLRAAVDVGGA
- a CDS encoding baseplate J/gp47 family protein gives rise to the protein MPIKPPALDDLDFERLQADLLARIPAHTPEWTAPQTGDPGLTILQLFSWLGDNILYRANLIPERQRLAFLRLLGLQMRPALPARGLVQMQFDNPAQLASADFRKGVRIDQPMPFEVQNEIEVMPVEGQCFIKRAPSISEQQQLAGLLPDLQELFAIDASVAGYVTTPIFADNKADRTGVDILGDSVDGALWVALLAPDPEPATVAAALATLGGGEDNRAATLSMGVAPSMATPEFGETIGIREPIPQVWEVCTGRGEGNQYLPLDMLADSTAGLTRNGVVRLLLPGKDDMGAPSNDVADAYQAGVGDRPPRIDDPVMAARLVTWLRMRPDSATAAGKLSLGWAGPNCAEIEQRRSYGRQTIGRGTGSSGQEFELGVGAIEPASLQLAVEEQSGLVPYRQVPEIGAAGAGERVYTLDSEAGTVRFGDGIHGKAPEAGRAVQVISMRAGGGREGNLPAGSLAQFPAQSGKPKIKLNQPLALAGGLDAETMEAAEQRIPATIRHRDRAVTASDIHTLAAATPGVPVARVEVLEHFRPHNRETTMPGAVSVMMLPASTRSRAPAPRPDRPMLETLHRWLDERRPLATELYVVAPEYRAIGVTVAVELVDQDRREELLQMVTNRLHQLIWPLQPGGLQGGGWELGKTIEARALELAIGQLPGIRSVAPIRLFTGQDSDWREVKANADGNVVIELKKWQLPELISAGVSTGTVAADSVPAAHASSGSSSDAVPVPVVPEHC
- a CDS encoding phage tail protein, with protein sequence MPTRETPYSAYNFLVEMGDDPPSNTALGGFSDVSGLSAEITMMEYRQGNDKENCVRKIPGMHKSGDVTLKRGLMGLKNFWTWVEATRSNPDTGRAVTITLNDEVGAAIMKWKLLDAKPMKWTGPTLAAKGASDVAFEELVLSVKKLDMVED
- a CDS encoding phage tail protein, whose product is MTITVPAGQDMMTPLGAYNFHVSFELGLFENIAAVSGEDKKLGHDKEAIVGGFSDVSGLEASMEPKTFRSGGDNYRVHQRVGQVSFSPIVLKRGLVLSRHLWGWFSLFAGANHPANGDNAANGNWNASSRADVSIVLLQNRKPVVGWKVERAMPVKFRVGDLNASGGELAVEELHLAHEGFHVLAGDDLSAPAPDGDATPAEATA
- a CDS encoding phage late control D family protein — its product is MARDDNQTYIGTRPTIEIDEQSYPMLLRNLRSLRMTEALGGLSSIEITYTDWIDAPDGTRGFGAMGDDHPMRIGRPVLVGMGPEEDPIEIFRGIITAVESEIEDGRPPVITLFAEDLLFPLRQTRRSFLYEAKTPKQVCEEIAGFHNLSVEVRDGLDEPARDWLQMGQSDLAFLRAILGKLDADLQMVENTLQIGPIADQERTEVELASPGNLIRARARADIATQSGEIAVSAMDIVGGDKVEASVTSADSPGPGEGADGKAYLDAHFAAYRTQHRSQGPMEQGGVDAYAAAAFRQQAREFVRIEGTASGNTQMRVGSFAIISGMNPAFINQYLVVEANHWFDANAGYFVDFTALGAFFGEQP
- a CDS encoding phage tail sheath subtilisin-like domain-containing protein; protein product: MPEYLAPGVYVEETSFRSKSIAGVGTSTAGFVGMTARGPVAAGSSPEQPTMLTSYGDFERLYGSADDLSLSTGPIRNYLAHSVNAFFANGGGRLYVARVPGAAASKSASAVLNTGNSVPANKQVKFVAREVGGAKLPGSSTDNFKVEIFKEELETTKELADKQANGTAVELGGKTFILGTSPLETNGTAADYTGAAGTTAVKIVTLRVAVHDGTGLVYEAGGLGLHASHPRYIGLVLGDNPPRSSDRLSNPVKITIGSTAKSHELLAAILNAKASREVALTGGSDGTGAPSSGDYSDALDTLLAIEEVAIVAAPGASSFSGSTPEAVNQLLIGHAETRRSYRIAVLDPPPGKSPDDMKALKSKIDSKYASLYYPWISVSNPNASVDPTQPEEISLPPSGFVAGIYARNDVQRGVHKAPANETVTGALDLETHVRFGQQEILNPLGVNCIRSLPGRGIRVWGARTISSDPEWKYVNIRRYFLYLEASIDRGTQWAVFEPNGEQLWANVRSTISDFLYNEWANGALLGSTPKEAFFVRCDRSTMTQNDLDNGRLVCLVGVAPLTPAEFVIFRIGQATADARS
- a CDS encoding phage baseplate assembly protein V codes for the protein MTTLGNPARTTGFAPVATPANWMALPHSAFVINVTDPANRGRVQVQLSAIDPQGEALVWARVATGFAGPDYGLFALPAIGEEVLVVFIDGDPASPVVVGAMWKGDDAPPEDTPSDDVNVWSLNGRNGSRIAIDESSQGSEVVSLETPDTMKITLTHNESIKLEMGQESITISNSGIDINSTGSVTVNASSLTMKASSTLVQCGSTTFTGDITCSKITTASVVSSSYTPGAGNVW